Proteins encoded by one window of Castor canadensis chromosome 2, mCasCan1.hap1v2, whole genome shotgun sequence:
- the LOC109677207 gene encoding olfactory receptor 8G50-like — MAERNHSTVTEFILAGLTDKPEIQLLLFLFFLGIYVLTVWGNLGMIFLIGLSSHLHTPMYLFLASLSFIDLCQSTVITPKMLVNFVTEKNIISYPECLTQLYFLCVFAIAECYMLASMAYDRYVAICNPLLYTVTMSYEVCSWMVVGVYGMGFVGATAHTVCMLRLIFYNSDVINHYFCDLFPLLELSCSSTCINEVVILCFSAFNIVVPTLIILGYYIFIIVNILHIPSTEGRSKAFSTCSSHFSAVSVFFGTLAFMYLQPSSVHSRDQGKVSSVFYTIVIPMLNPLIYSLWNKDVKVALTKSL; from the coding sequence atggCAGAAAGAAATCACTCCACAGTGACTGAATTTATTCTCGCTGGGTTAACAGATAAACCAGAGATCCAGctgctcctcttcctcttcttcctaggAATCTATGTGCTCACAGTGTGGGGGAACCTGGGCATGATCTTCCTGATCGGGCTTAGTTCCCACCTGCATACCCCTATGTACTTATTCCTTGCCAGTCTGTCCTTCATTGACTTGTGCCAGTCCACTGTCATTACCCCCAAAATGCTGGTGAACTTTGTGACAGAGAAGAACATCATCTCCTACCCTGAATGCTTGACTCAGCTGTATTTCTTGTGTGTTTTTGCTATTGCAGAGTGTTATATGCTAGCTtcaatggcctatgaccgctatgttgcTATATGTAATCCTTTGCTTTACACTGTTACCATGTCCTATGAAGTCTGTTCCTGGATGGTAGTTGGGGTGTATGGCATGGGTTTTGTTGGTGCCACAGCCCACACAGTGTGTATGCTAAGACTGATTTTCTATAACAGTGATGTAATAAACCATTATTTTTGTGATCTTTTTCCATTACTGGAGCTCTCCTGTTCTAGTACTTGTATCAATGAGGTGGTAATTCTGTGCTTCAGTGCATTTAATATTGTTGTCCCAACCCTGATCATCCTTGGCTATTACATCTTCATCATTGTCAACATCCTTCACATTCCCTCCACTGAGGGCAGGTCCAAAGCCTTCAGCACTTGCAGCTCTCACTTCTCTGctgtttctgtcttctttggAACTCTAGCATTCATGTACCTGCAGCCATCTTCAGTCCACTCCAGGGATCAAGGGAAAGTGTCCTCTGTGTTTTATACCATTGTTATACCAATGCTGAATCCCTTGATTTACAGCCTGTGGAATAAGGATGTCAAAGTGGCCCTAACTAAGTCTCTTTAA